From a single Halorussus halophilus genomic region:
- a CDS encoding HalOD1 output domain-containing protein, with translation MRKNQPIHNDANTVGSDPWVADKVGYDPQTKSYHTRHDWESDEPISLTVVRTIAVAAGSSPETMEPLYSVINPDELEALLSSAGETDIEVQFTYDRWPVTVSNSGDIIVHEPI, from the coding sequence ATGCGAAAAAACCAGCCAATTCATAACGACGCGAATACCGTCGGTTCCGATCCCTGGGTAGCGGATAAAGTTGGATACGACCCGCAGACCAAATCGTATCATACCCGCCACGATTGGGAGAGCGACGAACCTATCTCCCTGACTGTGGTTAGGACGATTGCCGTTGCAGCCGGATCCTCGCCCGAGACCATGGAACCGCTCTACTCTGTGATTAACCCCGACGAACTCGAGGCTCTTCTTTCGTCTGCTGGAGAGACAGATATCGAAGTTCAATTCACGTATGATCGCTGGCCAGTCACTGTCTCCAACAGTGGAGACATAATAGTCCACGAACCGATATAA
- a CDS encoding thiamine ABC transporter substrate-binding protein, with protein MDRRRFLTVAGSVSGSIVSGCVSSSQSDGASTTTGAKESLEGTLTVATYENFVDAPSSSPSPWIKNAFEKQYPDVTLKWTAPKNAFNHYVQRRQQNAEIDADVYIGLKVPDLVRINQKLSKPLFDPVETSRLSNYDHIKSGYEFTPDDRVLPAFTGYQSFVYNGYEIDAPKTLEALTEPEYQGALTVQNAQTDNTGLYFLLWTIKEMGEDGYRDYWRDLLENDVQILESWGEVYTAFTSGETNIITSFSNDQVYAKRAGQDLTKHQVALPGGHGYTFISGMGKFATSEQSALATAFMDFMLTPTAQGKLAELNVSFPITDHADVPTVFDEYAKKPSEPLRYTYDELDENLDTWQDEWARFVVNH; from the coding sequence ATGGACCGGCGTCGATTCCTTACAGTAGCAGGTAGTGTATCAGGCAGCATAGTCTCGGGATGTGTCAGCTCCAGTCAATCTGACGGTGCATCCACGACAACCGGAGCTAAGGAGTCTCTTGAGGGAACGCTGACGGTTGCAACGTACGAGAATTTCGTCGACGCCCCCTCAAGCAGTCCAAGTCCCTGGATAAAAAACGCATTCGAGAAGCAGTATCCAGACGTCACCCTCAAGTGGACAGCACCAAAGAACGCATTCAACCACTACGTCCAACGACGCCAACAGAACGCCGAAATCGACGCCGACGTGTACATCGGCCTCAAAGTTCCGGATCTCGTTCGGATCAACCAGAAGTTATCGAAACCCCTGTTCGATCCCGTTGAAACCAGTCGATTATCGAACTACGACCACATCAAGTCGGGGTACGAGTTTACGCCTGACGACCGCGTCCTCCCCGCATTCACGGGGTATCAAAGCTTCGTCTACAACGGCTACGAGATAGACGCTCCCAAGACGCTGGAAGCACTAACTGAACCCGAGTACCAGGGGGCGCTCACCGTACAAAACGCCCAAACCGACAACACGGGCCTGTATTTCTTACTGTGGACCATCAAGGAAATGGGTGAAGACGGCTACCGCGACTACTGGCGGGACCTCCTCGAGAACGATGTTCAAATCCTCGAATCGTGGGGAGAAGTGTATACGGCCTTCACGTCAGGTGAGACGAACATCATCACCTCGTTCTCGAACGACCAAGTATATGCAAAACGCGCCGGGCAAGACCTCACAAAACACCAAGTCGCGCTCCCTGGCGGGCACGGATACACGTTCATAAGTGGTATGGGGAAATTCGCGACGAGTGAACAGTCGGCGTTAGCCACCGCGTTCATGGACTTCATGTTGACGCCGACTGCACAGGGTAAGCTTGCAGAGCTCAACGTCTCGTTCCCGATTACCGACCATGCCGACGTTCCAACCGTCTTTGACGAGTACGCAAAAAAGCCATCAGAGCCGCTGCGGTACACCTACGACGAGTTAGACGAGAATCTCGACACCTGGCAAGACGAGTGGGCGCGATTCGTTGTGAACCACTAG
- a CDS encoding thiamine-binding protein gives MTVFGMFRVTPITEDDITEEVVTAIKTIEEYDVDYRTNSMATVVEADTVDELLAAIGAAHEAVPGDRVSTLVQIDDLRTKEMKACEKMDAVEDELGREARGTRD, from the coding sequence ATGACCGTATTCGGGATGTTCCGCGTCACGCCAATTACGGAAGACGACATTACGGAAGAGGTTGTAACGGCCATCAAGACGATTGAAGAGTACGACGTCGATTATCGAACGAATTCGATGGCGACTGTCGTCGAGGCTGATACTGTCGATGAACTGCTCGCAGCGATTGGCGCTGCACACGAGGCCGTTCCCGGAGACCGAGTCAGCACGCTCGTTCAGATCGACGACTTACGGACGAAAGAGATGAAAGCCTGTGAGAAGATGGACGCCGTCGAAGACGAACTCGGTCGGGAGGCACGTGGGACTCGCGACTAA
- a CDS encoding IS6 family transposase, translated as MQAANLLKKSLDTTTLECCQRERTATPVRAFAVRLHAAGLSLRETAAILGLFGVEWSHGAVWQWVHRLADSVSDPPTATPSRVAVDETAVRLNGEWLWVYAAIDCDTKLLLDIAVFGRRGTDPAAAFLHNLTEKHDCSHAEFLVDGYGYLTALSRLGLSGHLNYADRNHIEKWFHTLKMRLDRFHSSWVGSRPSVRQWLASFVHYYNVQRPHQALDERTPVEEEN; from the coding sequence ATGCAAGCCGCAAACCTGCTCAAAAAGAGCTTAGACACCACTACTCTTGAATGTTGCCAGCGCGAGCGGACGGCGACGCCCGTCAGGGCGTTCGCCGTCCGGCTCCACGCTGCCGGTCTTTCACTTCGAGAAACAGCAGCAATTCTCGGCTTGTTCGGCGTGGAATGGTCGCATGGAGCGGTTTGGCAGTGGGTACATCGGCTAGCTGACAGCGTCTCGGACCCGCCGACGGCTACGCCGTCGCGGGTCGCGGTCGATGAGACCGCTGTCCGACTGAACGGGGAGTGGTTGTGGGTATATGCTGCAATCGACTGTGACACAAAACTCCTGTTAGACATCGCGGTGTTTGGACGGCGTGGCACTGATCCGGCTGCTGCGTTCCTGCACAATCTCACCGAGAAACACGATTGTTCACACGCTGAGTTTCTCGTTGATGGCTATGGCTATTTGACTGCCCTCTCTCGATTAGGATTGAGCGGTCATCTCAACTACGCCGACCGAAACCACATCGAAAAGTGGTTTCACACCCTCAAGATGCGACTCGACCGCTTTCATTCGTCATGGGTCGGCAGTCGGCCGAGCGTTCGCCAGTGGCTTGCGTCGTTCGTGCATTATTATAACGTTCAAAGACCGCATCAAGCTCTCGATGAACGAACGCCGGTTGAGGAGGAAAACTAG
- a CDS encoding DUF7344 domain-containing protein has translation MSAKTIEENEGSLSELFEILSHKYRRRILVAVAQHNPQDEDDITSESIADEHEEDGDARDLLHLQLYHAHLPKLADAGFINWDRDTSTITRGARFKKIAPLLRLMRDHQDELPDDWP, from the coding sequence ATGTCAGCAAAAACAATCGAGGAGAATGAAGGCTCACTGAGTGAACTGTTCGAGATACTCAGCCACAAGTACCGCCGCCGCATTCTCGTGGCCGTTGCACAACACAATCCGCAGGACGAGGACGACATCACCTCGGAGTCGATTGCTGATGAGCACGAGGAGGATGGTGACGCGCGTGACCTGCTACACCTGCAACTCTATCACGCCCATCTCCCAAAACTGGCCGACGCAGGATTCATCAATTGGGATCGGGATACCAGTACTATCACCCGCGGCGCTCGGTTCAAGAAGATCGCGCCGCTCCTCAGATTGATGCGCGACCATCAGGACGAGTTGCCGGACGACTGGCCGTAA
- a CDS encoding DUF7539 family protein, which yields MAEFPDERQLVLRARSQLDQWTRNARMEAYTELFEGDDSILSSEEMQLLDALDSELEREGGDGVWGTDQYGIHTAGTSSSDTSLGVVCVYHPQITKDSVLRGADDLDDETEERLNAALWRYSERVAALVEEALDEFIRQAQG from the coding sequence ATGGCCGAATTTCCAGACGAGCGCCAGCTCGTACTCCGTGCGCGGTCCCAGTTGGACCAGTGGACGAGAAATGCCCGAATGGAGGCGTACACTGAACTGTTCGAGGGTGACGACTCCATCCTCTCGTCCGAAGAGATGCAACTGCTCGACGCGCTCGACTCTGAACTGGAGCGAGAGGGCGGCGATGGTGTCTGGGGAACCGATCAGTACGGGATTCACACAGCGGGAACCTCGAGTTCGGATACCTCACTCGGCGTCGTCTGTGTGTACCACCCACAGATCACCAAAGACTCCGTTCTTCGTGGAGCAGACGACCTCGACGACGAGACCGAAGAGCGACTCAACGCTGCACTCTGGCGATATAGTGAACGGGTTGCGGCGCTCGTCGAAGAAGCACTCGACGAGTTCATCCGTCAGGCCCAGGGGTAA
- a CDS encoding SLC13 family permease, whose product MVFSTVSLAVQGLGFPSVTAEMLVVFALILLALVLFATEWFPIDVTAILVMVLLMVLEPWTQISPREGISGFANPATITVLAMLILSTGINRTGIVQLLGRKMAAFAGANRPKQLAATIGITGPISGLVNNTPVVAILVPVINDLAHNGKTSPSKLLMPLSFASMLGGTLTLIGTSTNILASDIAAQLGAESPELGLHAFGMFEFTKLGLIVFAVGSLYLMTVGVRLLPERIPADEDLVEEYALQEYLADVVVPANSSLIGQTVEEALGDNELDIDVLQLIRYGERFSEPLARKEIRESDTLRLRTNRGTLERIMDAEGLTLAGGPRTETDLHPEDEEPVLVEVVIPSGSFLVGETLASSTFRQRYDANVLAFRTRGDVVRDRFEDIRIRVGDTLLVQAPPDSLTRLVENEDFIVAHEFDEVTYRSDKIPFAVGIIAGVVALPALNILPIVVSALAGVVAMVFTGVLKPTELYSSVEWNVIFLLAGVIPLGIALQQTGAAALLGDAVASTAVFLPPIGVLWVFYLATGLLTSVISNNASVVLMIPVAASAAQSIGANAFAFVLAVTFAASTAFMTPVGYQTNLFVYGPGGYTFSDFIRVGAPLQLLLSVVTVVGIAFFWGV is encoded by the coding sequence GTGGTCTTCTCTACCGTTTCGTTGGCAGTCCAGGGTCTCGGCTTCCCGTCAGTAACGGCCGAGATGCTCGTCGTCTTCGCCCTCATTCTGCTCGCGCTCGTGTTGTTCGCCACGGAGTGGTTTCCAATCGATGTCACCGCCATCTTGGTGATGGTGCTGTTGATGGTACTCGAACCGTGGACACAGATCTCTCCGCGGGAGGGAATCTCGGGATTTGCGAATCCGGCCACGATCACCGTTCTGGCGATGCTCATCCTGAGTACCGGAATCAACCGGACCGGCATCGTCCAGCTGCTCGGCCGGAAGATGGCCGCGTTCGCGGGGGCCAACCGTCCCAAGCAACTCGCGGCGACGATTGGCATCACCGGCCCCATCTCGGGCCTCGTCAACAACACGCCGGTCGTCGCGATTCTGGTCCCGGTGATTAACGACCTCGCACACAACGGGAAGACCTCACCGTCGAAATTACTGATGCCGCTGTCGTTCGCCTCAATGCTCGGCGGCACGTTGACACTCATCGGGACGTCGACGAACATCCTCGCGAGCGATATCGCAGCCCAACTCGGGGCGGAGTCTCCCGAACTTGGTCTGCACGCGTTCGGGATGTTCGAGTTCACCAAACTCGGTCTCATCGTGTTCGCGGTCGGCTCCCTCTATCTGATGACGGTTGGCGTTCGACTGCTCCCCGAACGGATTCCCGCCGACGAAGACCTCGTCGAAGAGTACGCCCTCCAAGAGTACCTCGCAGACGTCGTCGTGCCAGCGAACTCGTCGTTGATCGGGCAGACGGTCGAGGAGGCACTGGGAGACAACGAACTCGACATCGACGTGTTACAGCTGATCCGATACGGTGAGCGCTTTTCAGAACCGCTCGCTCGTAAGGAGATCCGCGAGAGCGACACGCTCCGACTCAGGACGAACCGGGGGACGCTCGAACGGATCATGGATGCGGAAGGACTCACTTTGGCAGGTGGCCCCCGGACTGAAACGGACCTACATCCGGAGGACGAAGAACCCGTCCTCGTTGAGGTCGTCATTCCGTCCGGTTCGTTCCTCGTCGGCGAAACCCTGGCGAGTTCGACCTTCAGACAGCGCTACGACGCGAACGTCCTCGCCTTCAGAACCCGCGGCGACGTCGTCCGAGACCGGTTCGAAGACATCCGTATCCGGGTCGGAGACACGCTCCTCGTGCAGGCACCGCCCGATAGCCTCACTCGACTCGTCGAGAACGAGGACTTTATCGTCGCCCACGAGTTCGACGAGGTGACCTATCGGAGCGACAAGATTCCGTTCGCGGTCGGCATCATTGCTGGTGTGGTCGCCTTGCCAGCACTAAACATTCTCCCGATCGTCGTCTCTGCGTTAGCAGGGGTCGTGGCGATGGTCTTCACCGGCGTCCTGAAACCGACCGAACTCTACTCGTCGGTCGAGTGGAACGTGATCTTCCTGCTCGCAGGCGTCATCCCACTCGGCATCGCCCTGCAGCAAACCGGGGCTGCGGCACTGCTCGGCGATGCCGTCGCTTCGACAGCGGTATTCCTGCCACCGATCGGGGTCCTCTGGGTGTTCTACCTCGCGACCGGGTTGTTGACGAGCGTCATCAGTAACAACGCGAGCGTCGTGTTGATGATTCCTGTCGCGGCCAGCGCAGCCCAGTCGATCGGTGCGAACGCATTCGCGTTCGTCCTCGCCGTGACGTTTGCCGCCTCGACGGCATTTATGACGCCGGTCGGCTACCAGACGAATCTCTTCGTCTACGGGCCTGGTGGCTACACGTTCTCGGACTTCATCCGCGTTGGTGCGCCGTTACAGTTGCTCCTGTCGGTGGTCACTGTCGTCGGGATCGCGTTCTTCTGGGGAGTGTGA
- a CDS encoding hemolysin family protein encodes MVDLISLGGLLLAFFLVIMNGVFVAAEFAFVKVRPTQVNALVERGKPGAALVQEVIQNLDDYLAVSQLGITLSSLGLGWIGEPAVAALIDPVLGQFLPSGTVHLVAFVLGFGFITFLHVVFGELAPKTFAIQEATRVALLVAPLMKFFYYVFVPGIIVFNGTANYFTRLAGVSPASESEETHTESEIRMILTRSEETGHIDLDEVEMIESVFELGDTVAREVMVPRPDVETVPASMPLSELRSVAAAGTYTRYLVLDEDGDQPLGFVHAKDILRASETEADRDSITALELAREILAVPETRRIDEVLADFQTREEGQMAVVIDEWGVFEGIVTIEDILEEIVGDIQDEFDTRAQEPSIMKQADGTYVVDGGVPIQDVNDRLDTRFESDNVETIGGLVFSRLGRVPEVGDQIDANGYVLQVEVVDDTRIERLVIREAQEIQETDDE; translated from the coding sequence ATGGTTGATCTGATTTCTCTCGGCGGACTGCTCCTCGCCTTCTTCCTCGTCATCATGAACGGGGTCTTCGTCGCTGCGGAGTTCGCGTTCGTCAAAGTCCGTCCCACGCAGGTGAACGCACTCGTCGAACGCGGGAAACCGGGGGCAGCACTCGTCCAGGAGGTCATCCAGAATCTGGACGACTATCTGGCTGTCAGTCAACTCGGCATCACGCTCTCCTCGCTTGGTCTCGGCTGGATCGGTGAACCGGCCGTCGCAGCACTCATCGACCCCGTCCTCGGCCAGTTTCTTCCGTCGGGAACGGTCCACCTCGTCGCGTTCGTCCTGGGATTCGGCTTCATCACGTTCCTCCACGTGGTGTTCGGCGAACTCGCGCCGAAGACGTTCGCCATCCAGGAGGCCACGCGTGTCGCGCTCCTCGTCGCCCCACTCATGAAATTCTTCTACTACGTGTTCGTGCCCGGTATCATCGTCTTCAACGGCACGGCCAACTACTTCACCCGCCTCGCTGGTGTCTCCCCGGCGTCCGAGAGCGAGGAAACCCACACCGAATCTGAGATTCGGATGATCCTCACCCGCTCGGAGGAGACGGGGCACATTGACCTCGACGAAGTCGAGATGATCGAGAGCGTCTTCGAACTCGGGGATACGGTCGCCCGCGAAGTCATGGTTCCGCGTCCAGACGTGGAAACCGTGCCCGCTTCGATGCCGCTCTCGGAACTCCGGTCGGTTGCCGCCGCCGGGACCTACACGCGCTATCTCGTGCTCGACGAGGACGGCGACCAGCCGCTCGGATTCGTCCACGCTAAGGACATCCTGCGAGCGAGTGAAACCGAGGCTGATCGTGACTCGATCACCGCTCTCGAACTCGCACGAGAGATCCTCGCAGTCCCGGAGACGCGACGGATCGACGAGGTCCTCGCCGACTTTCAGACGCGTGAGGAAGGACAGATGGCCGTCGTAATCGACGAATGGGGTGTCTTCGAGGGTATAGTAACCATCGAGGATATTCTCGAGGAAATCGTCGGTGACATCCAGGACGAATTCGACACACGAGCCCAAGAGCCATCCATCATGAAGCAAGCCGACGGGACGTACGTCGTCGATGGAGGAGTCCCCATTCAGGACGTGAATGACCGGCTCGACACTCGGTTCGAGAGCGACAACGTCGAGACAATCGGTGGATTGGTCTTCAGTCGTCTCGGCAGAGTTCCTGAAGTGGGCGATCAGATCGACGCGAACGGGTACGTTCTTCAGGTCGAGGTTGTCGATGATACTCGAATCGAACGACTCGTGATTCGAGAGGCACAGGAAATACAGGAGACGGACGACGAGTGA